The proteins below come from a single Halostagnicola larsenii XH-48 genomic window:
- a CDS encoding magnesium transporter, with protein MSVPSGSVGTWDIHRIVRNMFPLLVLLSAIVLIAGITLEDAQELLGEYGLLAVMVPTMVGMGGNLGAILSSRLSTRLHLGTTEFDPRDRELWANVLAILALGATVFTALAIGAWLIGQIIGATLPLWVLLTISLSSGMSVAVVAIVCSFAATYASFRLGIDPDDTTIPIVTNIVDVFGMIIFIGISTAVLSL; from the coding sequence ATGAGCGTCCCGTCAGGTTCGGTCGGGACGTGGGACATCCACCGCATCGTCAGGAACATGTTTCCGCTATTGGTGCTGCTCAGCGCAATCGTGCTAATCGCGGGTATCACGCTCGAGGACGCCCAGGAACTGCTCGGCGAGTACGGCCTGCTCGCCGTGATGGTGCCGACGATGGTCGGCATGGGTGGCAATCTCGGCGCGATCTTGAGTTCGCGCCTCTCCACGCGGCTTCACCTGGGAACGACGGAGTTCGACCCGCGGGATCGGGAACTGTGGGCCAACGTCCTCGCGATCCTCGCACTCGGCGCGACGGTATTTACCGCACTCGCGATCGGCGCGTGGCTCATCGGGCAGATCATCGGAGCTACCCTTCCGCTCTGGGTGTTGTTGACCATCTCGCTTTCCAGTGGCATGTCAGTAGCAGTTGTTGCGATCGTCTGTAGCTTCGCCGCGACGTACGCCTCGTTTCGCCTCGGAATCGACCCCGACGACACGACGATTCCGATCGTGACGAACATCGTCGACGTCTTCGGCATGATCATCTTCATCGGAATCTCGACGGCAGTGCTCTCGCTGTGA